In Arthrobacter citreus, a single genomic region encodes these proteins:
- a CDS encoding deoxyribonuclease IV, translated as MLRIGSHVSMSGKKMFLAASEEAASYGANTFMVYTGAPQNTRRKALEDLNIEAGLKHMAENGIADIIVHAPYIINIGNTTNPATYELGVEFLQKEIDRTAALGAKQIVLHPGAHVGAGEDAGIDRIIQGLNEVLTTDTPVQIALETMAGKGSECGKSFEEIARIMEGVHYSDKLSVCFDTCHINDAGYDIVNDFDGVLQQFDHLIGIDKIKVLHINDSKNPMGSRKDRHENIGFGTIGFKALNYIVHHPQLMEVPKILETPYVGEDKNSKVAPYKLEIEMLRNQEFNENLVQELMKA; from the coding sequence ATGTTACGAATTGGATCTCATGTTTCTATGAGCGGGAAAAAGATGTTTTTAGCCGCTAGTGAAGAAGCAGCAAGTTATGGTGCAAATACATTTATGGTATACACAGGTGCACCCCAAAATACACGTCGTAAAGCACTTGAAGATTTAAATATTGAAGCAGGTTTAAAACATATGGCTGAAAATGGAATTGCTGATATTATTGTCCATGCACCATATATTATTAATATTGGTAATACAACAAATCCGGCTACTTATGAGCTAGGCGTTGAATTTTTACAAAAAGAAATAGACCGTACAGCAGCATTAGGAGCAAAACAAATCGTATTGCATCCAGGTGCTCATGTCGGCGCAGGTGAAGATGCTGGTATTGATCGAATTATTCAAGGTTTAAACGAAGTATTAACCACGGATACTCCAGTACAAATCGCGCTTGAAACAATGGCAGGAAAAGGCTCAGAATGTGGTAAATCATTCGAGGAAATAGCGAGAATTATGGAAGGGGTTCATTACAGCGATAAACTATCAGTTTGTTTTGACACATGCCATATAAATGACGCTGGATACGATATTGTGAATGATTTTGATGGTGTCTTGCAACAATTCGATCATTTGATTGGTATCGATAAAATAAAAGTACTACATATTAATGACAGTAAGAATCCAATGGGTAGTCGTAAAGACCGACACGAAAACATTGGTTTTGGAACGATCGGATTTAAAGCATTAAACTATATCGTTCATCATCCACAATTAATGGAAGTTCCTAAAATATTAGAAACACCATATGTTGGTGAAGATAAAAATAGTAAAGTGGCACCTTATAAATTAGAAATTGAAATGTTACGCAATCAGGAATTCAATGAAAATTTAGTTCAGGAATTAATGAAAGCTTAA
- a CDS encoding DUF2624 domain-containing protein has product MNIIQTLINKKVNNITPKDLLKLSQQYQVYITPDQANKVAVILNGKNYNIYDAEHKKQILTQIANVTSKATAQQIDIIFQKLT; this is encoded by the coding sequence ATGAATATTATCCAAACTCTCATAAATAAAAAGGTTAATAACATTACCCCAAAGGATCTTTTAAAATTAAGTCAGCAATACCAAGTTTATATTACGCCAGATCAAGCCAATAAAGTGGCAGTTATTTTAAACGGTAAAAACTATAATATTTATGATGCTGAACATAAAAAGCAAATCCTTACCCAAATTGCAAACGTAACCTCTAAAGCTACAGCACAACAGATTGATATTATTTTTCAAAAGCTAACTTAA